The following coding sequences lie in one Bacillota bacterium genomic window:
- a CDS encoding NADH-quinone oxidoreductase subunit M, which yields MLLTLAIFIPLAGAAVVALWPRHDERGFKVAALITTAIPLAISIWMATTFQPGGGMQFVERAAWVPSLGINYILGVDGISFPMVFLTALLTFLACLASWQISPRPKDYFALLLLLETGMMGVFCALDYVLFYVFWELVLVPMYFLIGIWGGPRREYAAIKFFIYTLLGSVVMLVGILAMYFAGAQALGRPTFDMLALQKVQFPFRFQLWVFLALYFGFAVKVPVFPFHTWLPDAHVEAPTAVSVLLAGILLKMGTYGFMRVSLPTFPDAAAYFSYAIAVLGVISMIYGAFVAMWQADLKKLVAYSSVSHMGYVMLGIASGTPMALSGAVFQMFSHGMITGMLFLLVGMIYDRAHTREIAKLSGLYATLPAYGIILAFASFASLGLPGLSGFVAELLVLLGSFPVYRTLVIIGAATIVITAGYMLWMMQRVLMGRSRPELESLPDVTGRELATVIPLIVLIAVLGVYPRLLLDFTNPALIQLAARVGGM from the coding sequence ATGTTGCTCACGCTGGCCATATTCATCCCCCTGGCGGGTGCTGCGGTGGTGGCCCTTTGGCCGCGCCATGACGAAAGGGGATTCAAGGTGGCGGCCCTCATCACCACTGCCATACCCCTGGCCATCTCCATCTGGATGGCGACCACGTTCCAGCCGGGCGGCGGCATGCAGTTTGTGGAGAGGGCGGCCTGGGTGCCCAGCCTGGGAATCAACTACATCCTGGGTGTGGACGGCATAAGCTTCCCCATGGTCTTCCTGACTGCCCTGCTCACCTTCCTGGCCTGTCTGGCCTCCTGGCAGATTTCCCCCCGGCCGAAAGACTACTTCGCCCTCCTCCTTCTGCTGGAGACGGGCATGATGGGCGTGTTCTGCGCCCTTGATTACGTCCTGTTCTACGTGTTCTGGGAACTGGTGCTGGTCCCCATGTACTTTCTGATCGGGATCTGGGGCGGCCCCCGGCGCGAGTACGCGGCCATCAAGTTCTTCATATACACCTTGCTGGGCAGCGTGGTCATGCTGGTGGGCATCCTGGCCATGTACTTTGCGGGGGCGCAGGCCCTGGGGCGTCCCACCTTCGACATGCTGGCCCTGCAGAAGGTCCAGTTCCCCTTCCGGTTCCAGCTCTGGGTGTTCCTGGCCCTCTACTTCGGTTTTGCCGTCAAGGTGCCAGTATTCCCGTTCCACACGTGGTTGCCTGATGCCCACGTGGAGGCACCCACCGCCGTGTCCGTGTTGCTGGCCGGCATCCTGCTGAAGATGGGCACTTACGGCTTCATGCGGGTGAGTCTGCCCACCTTCCCCGACGCGGCCGCTTACTTCTCCTACGCCATCGCCGTCCTGGGTGTCATCAGCATGATCTACGGGGCCTTCGTGGCCATGTGGCAGGCCGACCTCAAGAAGCTGGTGGCCTACTCCTCCGTAAGCCACATGGGTTACGTCATGCTGGGGATTGCCTCCGGCACCCCCATGGCCCTGAGCGGGGCCGTCTTCCAGATGTTTTCCCACGGCATGATCACGGGGATGCTGTTCTTGCTGGTGGGGATGATATACGACCGTGCTCATACCCGGGAGATCGCCAAGCTGAGCGGCCTGTACGCCACTCTGCCCGCTTACGGCATCATCCTGGCCTTCGCCTCCTTCGCTTCCCTGGGATTGCCCGGGCTCTCCGGCTTCGTGGCGGAGTTGTTGGTGCTCCTGGGATCTTTCCCCGTCTACCGCACCCTGGTGATCATCGGTGCCGCCACCATCGTGATCACCGCCGGGTACATGCTGTGGATGATGCAGCGGGTGCTCATGGGCCGGTCCAGGCCGGAGCTGGAATCCTTGCCCGACGTGACTGGCCGGGAACTGGCCACGGTGATCCCCCTCATCGTGCTCATCGCGGTGCTGGGCGTCTACCCGCGCCTGCTTCTGGACTTCACCAATCCCGCCCTCATCCAACTGGCGGCCCGGGTAGGGGGGATGTAG
- a CDS encoding NADH-quinone oxidoreductase subunit J — MNWELVAYYVLGILILSSAYRVITTPRIVHAALYLALTLTGVAGIFLLLGADFLAATQVLIYVGAVTTLVVFAIMLSAPPEVRGAGGRGEPGAGKRWVGALAALAALGFAAVMLRVYRVAGWQVQAAAPMGRTTAPLGRQIFTTYVIPFEVASVVLLAALVGAIYLSTRAPAADSASQPATGAAGRGEREVGGVQGAEEKGGASRGGTP, encoded by the coding sequence TTGAACTGGGAGCTGGTGGCTTATTACGTCCTGGGCATCCTCATTCTGTCTTCTGCCTACCGGGTGATTACCACCCCGCGCATAGTCCACGCTGCCCTGTACCTGGCCCTGACTTTGACCGGGGTAGCGGGGATATTCCTCCTGCTGGGGGCCGACTTCCTGGCGGCCACCCAGGTGCTGATTTACGTGGGGGCAGTGACCACCCTGGTCGTGTTCGCCATCATGCTCTCGGCACCACCCGAGGTGCGGGGCGCAGGCGGTCGCGGGGAGCCGGGAGCCGGGAAGAGATGGGTGGGGGCGCTGGCTGCCCTGGCGGCTCTGGGATTTGCCGCCGTGATGCTCCGTGTTTACCGGGTGGCGGGATGGCAGGTTCAGGCGGCCGCACCCATGGGCCGCACCACCGCTCCGCTCGGCCGGCAGATTTTCACCACCTACGTCATCCCCTTCGAGGTGGCCTCCGTGGTGTTGCTGGCCGCCCTGGTGGGGGCCATTTACCTGTCCACCCGCGCGCCTGCCGCGGACAGCGCTAGCCAGCCGGCGACAGGGGCGGCGGGCAGGGGCGAGCGGGAGGTCGGCGGAGTCCAGGGTGCAGAGGAGAAAGGAGGAGCGAGCCGCGGTGGTACCCCTTGA
- a CDS encoding AarF/ABC1/UbiB kinase family protein, with protein MASRRAQLARLREISRVMLRHGLGFLLVQAGLANLVPRAHRRPATRGYRLRAALEELGPTFIKLGQALSTRRDLLPADIIQDLEGLQDRAPPMPFSRAREVIEQELGEPLEALFASFDPEPLAAASIGQVHLAHTPDGRAVAVKVQRWKIEEQVEADLAILEEVAGIIEARTTWGKEYGLRDLMREFARTIRAELDYRVEAEHCRHFGENFARDPDVRIPAVVSELTSRRVLTLEYENGIKISDVEALRSAGYRPEEVARKLVRAMMRQIFQHGLFHADPHPGNLAVLPGEVIFFMDFGQVGHFTPHQQDLLQEGVLALVRGDVGTMVQVVLDLGTATELDEQEFAARVDSLVEKYVTCSLGRVNPVAAIRDALDLARHFRVRIPPAFALLGKSLGTLEAVVTNLDPQISILDIARPTAREILRQRTSPRVAFRRARRDLGAWWSVFRRLPRRLDRVISKLDRDSLRIRFTLEDEQMVRRLERMATRLSLAILFLGTAVLVAGLVVAGAAAGSLKFPAWMLSPFFVSGAGTVVILLALAVLLSALLGSRPRRRP; from the coding sequence GTGGCCTCCCGGCGGGCACAACTGGCCAGGCTACGCGAGATCTCCCGGGTCATGCTGCGTCATGGCCTGGGATTTCTCCTTGTTCAGGCTGGGCTGGCCAACCTGGTCCCCCGCGCCCATCGTCGCCCGGCCACACGCGGATATCGCCTGCGGGCCGCCCTGGAAGAACTTGGCCCCACCTTCATTAAGCTCGGTCAGGCCCTGAGCACCCGGCGTGACCTGCTGCCCGCGGACATCATCCAGGACCTGGAGGGCCTGCAGGACCGGGCTCCGCCCATGCCCTTCTCACGGGCCAGGGAGGTGATCGAGCAGGAGCTGGGGGAACCCCTGGAGGCCCTTTTCGCCTCCTTCGACCCCGAGCCCCTGGCCGCCGCCTCCATCGGACAGGTGCACCTGGCCCACACCCCCGACGGGCGGGCGGTGGCGGTGAAGGTGCAGCGGTGGAAAATCGAAGAGCAGGTAGAAGCGGACCTGGCCATCCTGGAGGAAGTGGCCGGTATCATCGAGGCCCGCACCACCTGGGGCAAGGAATACGGGCTCCGCGACCTTATGCGGGAGTTCGCCCGCACCATCCGGGCGGAACTGGACTACCGGGTGGAAGCGGAACACTGCCGGCACTTCGGCGAGAACTTCGCCCGCGACCCGGACGTGCGCATCCCCGCCGTAGTTTCGGAACTGACGTCCCGCCGGGTGCTCACCCTTGAGTACGAAAACGGGATCAAGATCTCGGACGTAGAGGCCCTCCGCAGTGCCGGTTACCGGCCGGAAGAAGTGGCCCGCAAGCTGGTAAGGGCCATGATGCGCCAGATCTTCCAACACGGGCTTTTTCACGCCGACCCCCATCCGGGCAACCTGGCCGTGCTCCCCGGGGAAGTGATCTTCTTCATGGACTTCGGCCAGGTGGGGCACTTCACCCCACACCAGCAGGACCTGCTGCAGGAGGGAGTTCTGGCTCTGGTCCGGGGCGACGTGGGCACCATGGTGCAGGTGGTCCTCGATCTGGGGACAGCGACAGAACTCGACGAGCAGGAATTCGCCGCGCGGGTGGACAGCCTGGTGGAAAAGTACGTGACCTGCTCCCTGGGACGGGTCAACCCCGTCGCGGCAATAAGGGATGCCCTTGACCTGGCCCGTCACTTCCGGGTGCGGATACCCCCCGCCTTCGCCCTGCTGGGAAAGAGCCTGGGCACCCTGGAAGCGGTGGTGACCAACCTCGATCCCCAGATCAGCATCCTGGACATCGCCCGCCCCACCGCCCGCGAGATCCTGCGTCAGCGCACCTCGCCCCGGGTAGCCTTCCGCCGCGCCCGCCGCGACCTGGGCGCCTGGTGGTCGGTATTCCGGCGCCTCCCCCGCCGCCTGGACCGGGTGATATCCAAGCTGGACCGCGACTCCCTGCGCATCCGGTTCACTCTCGAAGATGAGCAAATGGTGCGTCGCCTGGAACGCATGGCCACCCGCCTGTCTCTAGCCATACTGTTCCTGGGCACCGCCGTCCTGGTAGCGGGCCTGGTCGTGGCAGGCGCCGCAGCCGGGAGCCTGAAATTCCCGGCCTGGATGCTCAGCCCCTTCTTCGTGTCCGGGGCGGGTACCGTCGTCATCCTCCTGGCCCTGGCCGTGCTGTTATCCGCCCTGCTCGGCTCCCGCCCCCGCCGCCGCCCGTAG
- the nuoL gene encoding NADH-quinone oxidoreductase subunit L, translating to MLGYAFIIALIPLLSFLVIGFCGRRFRDGGSLLGILSVGLCFLLAVAVLLSFVGARAGTEGEVAFDFSYPWTPVGEVTIPLGFQVDALTALMLVMVSLVSLMVHIYSVGYMHGDTRYTRFYAVLSLFTAAMLGLVLADNFLLLFISWEIMGLCSYLLIGHWYEKPAASAAAMKAFMTTRVGDVGLLLGIMTLFSATGTFSFRELAEALGAGHLDPGLVTAAALLVFMGAVGKSAQVPLHVWLPDAMEGPTPVSALIHAATMVAAGVYLVARSYVLFEHAPLALTVVAYVGTVTAFLAATIATVTTDIKRVLAYSTISQLGYMMMALGVGAPAAAVFHLITHAFFKALLFLGSGSIIHATERQEMHQLGGLYRHMPVTAWTFFAGTAALAGIPPFAGFFSKDEILVGAYHSHLPGVFLLGVGTAFLTAYYMTRACLLTFFGQRRSEYHAHESPPVMTGPLVVLATLATVAGLGGNFFVRLSGMEAHEHAAPGVMALALGAGLAGIAAGVAIYGLRLVDRRRAISALWPLYRLFKEKWYFDRIYYVTLVKPALALSGLLARFDLGVIDGMVNGVGWGSVQISRASATFDLVVVDGAVNGVAAGTVAAGRAVRRTQTGLVRWYVLVFVLSLVAGLFTFYLMGGF from the coding sequence GTGCTGGGCTACGCCTTTATCATAGCGCTGATACCGCTTCTCTCCTTCCTCGTCATAGGGTTCTGCGGGCGCCGCTTCCGCGACGGCGGCTCTCTCCTGGGCATCCTCAGCGTGGGCCTCTGCTTCCTGCTGGCGGTGGCCGTGCTCTTATCCTTCGTGGGTGCCAGGGCCGGGACGGAAGGGGAAGTGGCCTTCGACTTCAGTTATCCCTGGACGCCGGTGGGGGAGGTGACCATCCCCCTCGGTTTCCAGGTAGATGCCCTCACTGCCCTCATGCTGGTCATGGTTTCCCTGGTCAGCCTGATGGTGCACATTTACTCGGTGGGTTACATGCACGGGGATACCCGCTACACCAGGTTTTACGCCGTGCTCTCCCTGTTCACCGCGGCCATGCTGGGCCTGGTGCTGGCGGACAACTTCCTGCTCCTGTTCATCTCGTGGGAGATCATGGGGCTGTGCTCTTACCTGCTCATCGGCCACTGGTACGAGAAGCCGGCCGCTTCCGCGGCGGCCATGAAGGCGTTCATGACCACGCGGGTGGGCGACGTGGGCCTGCTGCTGGGGATCATGACCCTTTTCTCCGCCACGGGCACCTTCTCGTTCCGCGAACTGGCTGAGGCCCTGGGGGCGGGGCACCTGGATCCCGGGCTGGTGACGGCGGCGGCGCTGCTGGTATTCATGGGGGCGGTGGGCAAGTCCGCCCAGGTGCCCCTGCACGTTTGGCTCCCCGATGCCATGGAGGGCCCCACTCCCGTGTCCGCGCTCATCCACGCTGCCACCATGGTGGCGGCGGGGGTGTATCTGGTGGCACGGTCCTACGTCCTCTTTGAACACGCTCCCCTGGCGCTGACCGTGGTGGCGTACGTGGGCACGGTCACTGCGTTCCTGGCCGCCACCATCGCCACCGTCACCACCGACATCAAGCGGGTGCTGGCCTACTCCACCATCAGCCAGCTCGGCTACATGATGATGGCCCTCGGCGTGGGGGCTCCCGCGGCAGCGGTGTTCCACCTGATCACCCACGCCTTCTTCAAGGCTCTGCTCTTCTTGGGGTCGGGCAGCATCATCCACGCCACCGAACGCCAGGAAATGCACCAGTTGGGGGGTCTGTACCGGCACATGCCGGTGACGGCGTGGACCTTCTTCGCCGGCACGGCCGCCCTGGCAGGCATCCCACCCTTTGCCGGTTTCTTCAGCAAGGACGAGATCCTGGTGGGCGCCTACCACTCCCACCTGCCCGGTGTGTTCTTGCTGGGAGTGGGTACGGCCTTCCTCACCGCCTATTACATGACGCGGGCCTGCCTGCTCACCTTCTTCGGCCAGCGGCGGTCGGAGTACCACGCCCACGAATCGCCTCCGGTGATGACCGGGCCGCTGGTGGTGCTGGCTACCCTGGCCACGGTGGCAGGGTTGGGGGGCAACTTCTTCGTGCGCCTTTCCGGGATGGAAGCCCACGAGCACGCCGCCCCGGGCGTGATGGCCCTGGCCCTGGGGGCCGGCCTGGCGGGCATCGCCGCTGGTGTGGCCATATACGGGTTGCGGCTGGTGGATCGGCGCCGGGCGATTTCTGCTCTGTGGCCGCTCTACCGCCTGTTCAAAGAAAAGTGGTACTTTGACCGCATCTACTACGTCACCCTGGTGAAGCCGGCCCTGGCCCTGTCCGGGCTGCTGGCCCGCTTTGACCTGGGGGTGATCGACGGGATGGTCAACGGGGTGGGATGGGGTTCCGTGCAGATCAGCCGGGCCTCTGCCACCTTCGACCTGGTGGTGGTGGACGGAGCCGTCAACGGGGTGGCCGCGGGAACGGTGGCGGCCGGGCGGGCCGTCCGCCGCACTCAGACCGGACTGGTGCGCTGGTACGTGCTGGTCTTCGTGCTCAGCCTGGTGGCCGGTCTCTTCACCTTTTACCTGATGGGAGGGTTCTAG
- the nuoK gene encoding NADH-quinone oxidoreductase subunit NuoK codes for MVPLEFYLGLGAALFALGLFGALARPNAVRILMGIELMLNAANINLLAFNRYLHPQDLAGQVLAVFVITVAAAEVAVGLAIIFLLARRRHGIDVDRITLLRG; via the coding sequence GTGGTACCCCTTGAGTTTTACCTGGGCCTGGGGGCTGCCCTGTTCGCCCTGGGGCTTTTCGGGGCCCTGGCCCGCCCCAACGCGGTGCGGATTCTCATGGGCATAGAACTCATGCTCAACGCGGCCAACATTAACCTGCTGGCATTCAACCGCTACCTGCACCCGCAGGATCTGGCGGGGCAGGTGCTGGCGGTGTTCGTCATCACGGTGGCAGCGGCGGAAGTGGCGGTGGGCCTGGCCATCATCTTCCTGCTGGCGCGGCGCCGTCACGGCATCGACGTGGACCGCATCACGCTTCTGCGGGGGTGA
- a CDS encoding NADH-quinone oxidoreductase subunit N → MAWAALAPELILAAASLLLLLAVSAGGRAAGEVQIRWGGATAFIFGVALLALVPGLGVRADLWSGMLSLDPFAALFRGMFLAAGLLVALVSMDFLRQRAGGRGEYWPLLVWGVLGMMLMASSRDLLMIYLGLELVSLCSYVLAGYLKEDARAVEAAIKYFLAGAVASAVLLFGISLLYGVAGSTSLDAIARAISGAGAAAAGGAGAAALGYAALVFLVAGFGFKVAAAPLHMWAPDAYEGAPTPITAFFSVGPKAAAFAALVRVFFTGLGDLRQEWAFAFAVLAVLSMFVGNLSALPQKNIKRMMAYSAIAHAGYILVGLAVGTPMGSRAVAYYLLAYLFANLGAFAVIVAVSARGEEIADYTGLARRWPLLAWGMVVYFLSLIGIPPTAGFFGKFYLFSAALEKGQVWLALVMVVNSVISVGYYYGVVRQMFLAGEAPGAAPVGGGTGPAGPACTVPVTGDAGVMGGGPAAAGRPCPAVSAVVVATAILTLIIGIGFERFLAWAAVATAVLP, encoded by the coding sequence GTGGCCTGGGCTGCTCTGGCACCCGAACTGATCCTGGCCGCAGCCTCATTGCTGCTCCTCCTGGCTGTCAGCGCCGGCGGCCGGGCCGCCGGGGAGGTCCAGATCCGCTGGGGCGGGGCGACTGCGTTTATCTTTGGGGTGGCCCTGCTTGCCCTCGTCCCCGGCCTGGGGGTGCGGGCCGACCTCTGGTCAGGGATGCTTTCCCTGGATCCCTTCGCCGCCCTCTTCCGGGGTATGTTCCTGGCGGCCGGGCTGCTGGTTGCCCTGGTTTCGATGGATTTCCTCCGCCAGCGCGCTGGCGGCCGGGGCGAATACTGGCCCCTCCTGGTGTGGGGCGTCCTGGGCATGATGCTCATGGCCTCCTCCCGCGACCTGCTGATGATATACCTGGGCCTGGAACTGGTTTCCCTGTGCTCGTACGTCCTGGCCGGCTACCTGAAGGAAGATGCCCGTGCGGTGGAGGCAGCCATCAAGTACTTCCTCGCCGGCGCGGTGGCCTCGGCGGTACTGCTCTTCGGTATCTCCCTCCTGTACGGGGTCGCCGGCAGCACGTCGCTGGATGCCATCGCCCGCGCCATTTCCGGGGCCGGCGCGGCAGCAGCCGGGGGGGCCGGGGCGGCTGCCCTGGGATATGCTGCCCTGGTGTTCCTGGTGGCGGGATTCGGATTCAAGGTGGCGGCCGCGCCCCTGCACATGTGGGCGCCGGACGCCTACGAGGGGGCTCCCACCCCCATCACTGCCTTCTTTTCGGTGGGTCCCAAGGCTGCCGCCTTTGCCGCCCTGGTGCGGGTGTTCTTTACCGGCCTGGGCGACTTGCGGCAGGAATGGGCCTTCGCCTTTGCTGTACTGGCCGTCCTGAGCATGTTCGTGGGCAACCTTTCCGCTTTGCCCCAAAAGAACATCAAGCGCATGATGGCATATTCCGCCATCGCCCACGCCGGGTACATCCTGGTGGGTCTGGCGGTGGGTACTCCCATGGGGAGCCGGGCCGTGGCCTACTACCTGCTGGCCTACCTGTTTGCCAACCTGGGGGCGTTCGCGGTCATCGTGGCCGTTTCCGCCCGGGGAGAGGAGATAGCGGACTACACCGGCCTGGCCCGCCGCTGGCCGCTTTTGGCCTGGGGGATGGTGGTGTACTTCCTGTCCCTCATCGGCATCCCGCCCACCGCGGGCTTTTTCGGTAAGTTCTACCTGTTTTCCGCTGCCCTGGAGAAGGGGCAGGTGTGGCTGGCCCTGGTGATGGTGGTGAACAGCGTCATCTCGGTGGGGTACTACTACGGTGTGGTGCGCCAGATGTTCCTGGCGGGGGAGGCCCCCGGCGCGGCACCCGTGGGCGGTGGCACCGGGCCTGCGGGGCCGGCCTGCACCGTCCCGGTCACCGGTGATGCCGGGGTCATGGGCGGGGGGCCCGCTGCCGCCGGGCGGCCCTGCCCGGCGGTGAGTGCCGTGGTGGTGGCGACCGCCATCCTTACACTGATCATCGGCATCGGATTTGAGCGCTTTCTGGCCTGGGCAGCCGTCGCCACCGCTGTCCTGCCTTAG